In Arthrobacter citreus, a single genomic region encodes these proteins:
- a CDS encoding GapA-binding peptide SR1P, with amino-acid sequence MQILICKECEETIEYTEYKKVVKIYSTCETCKNEATNSTAE; translated from the coding sequence ATGCAAATTTTAATCTGTAAAGAATGCGAAGAAACCATTGAGTACACTGAGTATAAAAAAGTTGTCAAAATCTATTCAACTTGCGAAACTTGCAAAAACGAAGCTACTAATTCAACTGCAGAATAA